From a region of the Tenggerimyces flavus genome:
- a CDS encoding winged helix DNA-binding domain-containing protein: protein MKREQVLAYRWQAHGLGRDGDLGVLDLGIPDTPYGSARAALAARMDDTPAEDADGYTLAWTFRGAPHLHRTADIPQLAKALWPVSDADATSRLVAERKPLKEAGIGGLEAFVTAAKAMRTVVKKAMPKGEVSAAVTKELPAAYSYECRGCEATHIYGGLFQQVGLPGGVRLVPGGKTTLTKAFDTYPLPKKAEGLENVIRAYLRLHGPATLAEAAGYVGTSQAGAKHAWSQDGLADFELNGKQVWLPEEQLDALSKAKPGKQLRLIPPGDPYLQLRDRDLLVPDRQRQKELWRPLGNPGAVLVGPEVAGTWRTRMSGKKLTLTVQAFDGKFPVKALQAEAERLAAVRGAATVDLA, encoded by the coding sequence ATGAAACGCGAACAGGTCCTCGCGTACCGCTGGCAGGCACACGGGCTCGGCCGGGACGGCGACCTTGGCGTGCTCGATCTCGGCATCCCGGACACGCCGTACGGCTCGGCGCGCGCCGCGCTGGCGGCGCGCATGGACGACACGCCGGCCGAGGACGCGGACGGGTACACGCTCGCGTGGACGTTCCGCGGCGCGCCGCACCTGCACCGAACGGCGGACATTCCTCAACTGGCCAAGGCGCTCTGGCCGGTGAGCGACGCCGACGCTACGTCGCGGCTGGTGGCCGAACGCAAGCCGTTGAAGGAGGCGGGCATCGGCGGGCTCGAGGCGTTCGTGACCGCGGCCAAGGCGATGCGGACCGTCGTCAAGAAGGCGATGCCCAAGGGCGAGGTGAGTGCCGCCGTCACCAAGGAGCTGCCCGCGGCGTACTCCTACGAGTGCCGCGGCTGCGAGGCGACGCACATCTACGGCGGCCTGTTCCAGCAGGTCGGCCTGCCCGGCGGCGTACGGCTTGTGCCCGGCGGCAAGACCACATTGACAAAGGCGTTCGACACGTATCCGCTGCCGAAGAAGGCCGAGGGCTTGGAGAACGTGATCCGCGCGTACCTCAGGCTGCACGGGCCGGCCACGCTCGCCGAGGCCGCCGGCTACGTCGGAACGAGCCAGGCCGGCGCCAAGCACGCATGGTCGCAGGACGGCCTGGCCGACTTCGAGCTGAACGGCAAGCAGGTCTGGCTTCCCGAGGAGCAGCTCGACGCGCTCAGCAAGGCGAAACCAGGCAAACAGCTCCGCCTGATCCCGCCCGGCGACCCGTACCTGCAATTGCGCGACCGCGACCTGCTGGTGCCGGATCGTCAACGGCAGAAGGAACTCTGGCGCCCACTCGGCAACCCCGGAGCCGTACTCGTCGGCCCCGAGGTCGCCGGCACGTGGCGGACCCGGATGAGTGGAAAGAAGCTCACGCTGACCGTGCAGGCGTTCGACGGCAAGTTCCCCGTCAAGGCGCTGCAGGCCGAGGCCGAACGGCTCGCCGCCGTCAGAGGGGCGGCGACCGTCGACCTCGCCTGA
- a CDS encoding maleylpyruvate isomerase family mycothiol-dependent enzyme: MDSAKLYDATRGRIVELLGGADPATPVEACPGWNVRDLAAHLAGGLAAFVARDFDAGEHENFGERIVAERRGQSIEASVAEWAKSRETADEAIESPMGAVLVAEVVGHEQDLRTALGQPGARDDQAVRVALDRPLQELAKKLASDDLALRIVLDTDASVYGERAPSVTLTTSAYELGRVMGGRRTEAEVRALDWGGSDPEPYLPALMLFGTFRETSLEE, from the coding sequence ATGGACAGCGCCAAGCTGTACGACGCCACGCGTGGGCGGATCGTCGAGCTGTTGGGCGGCGCTGATCCGGCGACGCCCGTCGAGGCGTGCCCGGGCTGGAACGTTCGGGACCTGGCGGCACATCTCGCGGGCGGTCTCGCCGCGTTCGTCGCGCGGGACTTCGACGCCGGCGAGCACGAGAACTTCGGCGAACGGATCGTCGCCGAGCGCCGCGGCCAGTCCATCGAGGCGAGCGTCGCCGAGTGGGCGAAGAGCCGCGAGACCGCCGACGAGGCGATCGAGTCGCCGATGGGCGCGGTGCTGGTCGCCGAGGTCGTCGGGCACGAGCAGGATCTGCGGACCGCGCTCGGCCAGCCCGGCGCGCGTGACGACCAGGCCGTACGCGTCGCGCTCGACCGTCCGCTGCAGGAGCTCGCGAAGAAGCTGGCGAGCGACGACCTCGCGCTGCGGATCGTTCTGGACACGGATGCTTCTGTGTATGGCGAGCGTGCGCCGAGCGTCACGCTGACCACCAGCGCGTACGAGCTCGGCCGCGTCATGGGCGGCCGCCGCACCGAGGCGGAGGTCAGGGCGCTCGACTGGGGCGGCTCCGACCCCGAGCCGTACCTGCCCGCGCTGATGCTGTTCGGCACGTTCCGCGAGACCTCGTTGGAGGAATAG
- a CDS encoding DUF7373 family lipoprotein has product MLVTLGACGSTAEAPGSTPPTITAPSTTTTPTTASTPSTPSTTPAVPAAELDLGEFTPTASKVPAVVADEEAGEVAEGYRLAEYVVDPYDFDGTLTKPGQPSTVVANGAALSNMYYFTAPLKQWVTGFGATRRTETPAEEVSSSVLLFRSPAEAAKAARGLHTKYLESTNENDQHDRKIVLRAHPRALVTAQTNYGDRDVTAVEASGRGLLIIYATSKTKSFATLQTVVASVLVRQRQLFGQFKGTATVAALPVDPRGLLGKTLAGDAKGSLAPTAFSGGPLTATHFVTEPQGVIGIFRAAGVDAIAANRAAVLRAGSHVQAQRLHTGLAAATEFAYAVAAPPKGLGQAACFSLKRGQPGLRPAFSCQVAVDRYVAQASGKSLLEAQQLISAQYLVLTGS; this is encoded by the coding sequence GTGCTGGTGACGCTTGGAGCGTGCGGCTCGACCGCCGAGGCTCCGGGCAGCACGCCACCGACCATCACAGCACCGAGCACGACCACGACGCCCACCACCGCGAGTACACCGAGCACGCCAAGCACGACGCCGGCCGTGCCCGCCGCCGAGCTCGACCTCGGTGAGTTCACGCCCACGGCGAGCAAGGTCCCGGCGGTCGTTGCGGACGAAGAGGCCGGCGAGGTCGCCGAGGGCTACCGGCTGGCGGAGTACGTCGTCGATCCGTACGACTTCGACGGCACCCTGACCAAGCCGGGGCAACCGTCGACCGTGGTCGCCAACGGCGCTGCCCTGTCCAACATGTACTACTTCACAGCCCCGCTCAAGCAGTGGGTGACGGGTTTCGGCGCCACCCGGCGAACGGAGACCCCGGCCGAGGAGGTCTCGTCCTCGGTGCTGCTCTTCCGGAGTCCGGCCGAGGCGGCCAAGGCGGCGCGGGGCCTGCACACGAAGTACCTCGAGTCCACCAACGAGAACGATCAGCACGATCGGAAGATCGTCCTCCGAGCCCATCCGCGCGCCCTCGTCACGGCCCAGACGAACTACGGAGATCGGGACGTCACCGCGGTCGAGGCGTCCGGCAGGGGTTTGCTGATCATCTACGCGACCAGCAAGACCAAGTCGTTCGCGACCCTGCAGACCGTCGTCGCGAGCGTGCTGGTACGGCAGAGACAACTGTTCGGCCAGTTCAAGGGGACGGCGACAGTGGCGGCACTTCCGGTCGACCCGAGGGGACTGTTGGGCAAGACGCTGGCCGGCGACGCCAAGGGGTCGTTGGCACCCACGGCCTTCTCCGGCGGACCGCTGACCGCCACCCACTTCGTCACCGAACCGCAGGGAGTCATCGGTATCTTCCGGGCCGCCGGGGTCGATGCCATCGCCGCCAACCGCGCCGCCGTCCTGCGCGCCGGAAGCCACGTGCAGGCACAGCGCCTGCACACCGGCCTCGCCGCCGCCACCGAGTTCGCGTACGCCGTCGCGGCGCCTCCGAAGGGTCTCGGACAGGCGGCGTGCTTCTCCCTGAAGCGCGGGCAGCCGGGCCTGAGACCAGCCTTCTCCTGCCAGGTAGCCGTCGATCGCTACGTCGCCCAGGCGAGCGGCAAGTCGCTGCTGGAGGCGCAGCAGCTGATCAGCGCGCAGTACCTCGTTCTGACGGGCAGTTGA
- a CDS encoding ABC transporter ATP-binding protein yields MLQIRSLSKRYGSTVAVDDLSFEVKPGRVTGFLGPNGAGKSTTMRMLLGLDRPTAGEALVNGRHYAELRRPIHEVGALLDANAVHPGRNAYDHLSWQAASNHIDRRRVVTCIEQVGLAGVARKPVGEFSLGMKQWLGIAGALLGDPGVLMFDEPVNGLDPEGVRWIRELLKGFANEGRTVLLSSHLMSEMAQTADDLVILGRGRLVAETTVQDLADRFVQGVFVRSPRPGELAQLLRSAGYEVDDGDSLVRGATAEEVGDLAAGQGIPIHQLVTRSASLEDAYLELTADSVEYRAGGPSDD; encoded by the coding sequence ATGTTGCAGATCCGAAGTCTCAGCAAGCGGTACGGGTCCACCGTCGCCGTCGACGACCTCTCGTTCGAGGTGAAACCCGGCCGGGTCACCGGCTTCCTCGGTCCGAACGGTGCGGGGAAGTCCACGACCATGCGCATGCTGCTCGGCCTGGACCGGCCGACGGCGGGCGAGGCGCTGGTCAACGGCCGCCACTACGCCGAGCTGCGCCGCCCGATCCACGAGGTCGGCGCGCTGCTCGACGCCAATGCCGTGCATCCCGGGCGGAATGCGTACGACCACCTCAGCTGGCAGGCGGCCAGCAACCACATCGACCGCCGTCGCGTGGTCACGTGCATCGAGCAGGTCGGGCTCGCCGGCGTGGCACGCAAGCCGGTCGGCGAGTTCTCGCTCGGCATGAAGCAGTGGCTCGGGATCGCCGGCGCGCTGCTGGGCGACCCGGGCGTGCTGATGTTCGACGAGCCGGTGAACGGGCTCGATCCCGAGGGGGTGCGGTGGATTCGCGAGCTGCTGAAGGGATTCGCGAACGAGGGCCGCACCGTCCTGCTGTCCAGCCACCTGATGTCGGAGATGGCGCAGACCGCGGACGACCTGGTGATCCTCGGCCGCGGCCGGCTGGTCGCCGAGACCACCGTGCAGGACCTCGCCGACAGGTTCGTGCAGGGCGTGTTCGTACGGTCGCCACGGCCGGGCGAGCTGGCCCAGCTGCTGCGGTCGGCGGGCTACGAGGTCGACGACGGCGACTCTCTCGTCCGCGGCGCGACCGCTGAGGAGGTGGGCGATCTCGCTGCTGGGCAAGGGATTCCGATCCATCAGCTCGTCACGCGGTCGGCGTCGCTCGAGGACGCGTACCTCGAGCTGACGGCCGACAGCGTCGAGTACCGAGCCGGAGGTCCGAGCGATGACTGA
- a CDS encoding helix-turn-helix transcriptional regulator has protein sequence MSLLLLLQTRGRMTAQELAEELEVSVRTVYRDVESLGAAGVPVYADRGPLGGYQLLAGYRTRLTGLTADEAESLFLAGAPGPAAELGLGSVLAAAQLKLMAALPPELRSRAGRISERFHLDVPGWFRTVERPPHLSAIADAVWNARMIEIRYRRWGRTEVVRTLEPLGLVLKNGTWYLIARPPAGEPRTYRISRVLALEVLSDTFERPDAFDLGSFWAAYSEEFQARLYPEEATVRLSPLAYDLLGYYLGGAVAKRARESATEQDENGWRQATVPIESLTHARLELFRFGADLEVLEPPELRTLMAETATAVHAIYH, from the coding sequence GTGTCCCTGCTGCTCCTCCTCCAGACCCGCGGGCGGATGACCGCGCAGGAGCTGGCGGAGGAGCTGGAGGTGTCTGTCCGGACGGTGTACCGGGACGTGGAGTCGCTGGGCGCGGCCGGCGTTCCGGTGTACGCCGACCGCGGCCCGCTCGGTGGCTACCAGCTGCTGGCGGGCTACCGGACCCGGCTGACCGGGCTGACCGCGGACGAGGCGGAGTCGCTGTTCCTGGCCGGTGCGCCCGGGCCGGCGGCCGAGCTGGGGTTGGGCTCGGTGCTGGCCGCGGCCCAGCTCAAGCTGATGGCGGCCCTGCCCCCGGAACTGCGCTCGCGGGCGGGGCGGATCTCCGAGCGGTTCCACCTGGACGTACCGGGCTGGTTCAGGACCGTCGAACGGCCGCCGCACCTGTCCGCGATCGCGGACGCGGTGTGGAACGCCCGGATGATCGAGATCCGCTACCGCCGCTGGGGCCGGACCGAGGTGGTCCGAACGTTGGAGCCGCTCGGCCTCGTTCTGAAGAACGGCACCTGGTACCTCATCGCCCGGCCGCCAGCTGGCGAGCCGCGTACGTACCGGATCTCCCGCGTCCTCGCGCTGGAGGTCTTGTCCGACACGTTCGAGCGGCCCGACGCGTTCGACCTCGGGTCCTTCTGGGCGGCGTACTCCGAGGAGTTCCAGGCCCGCCTCTACCCCGAGGAGGCGACCGTTCGGCTCTCACCGCTGGCGTACGACCTGCTCGGCTACTACCTCGGCGGCGCGGTCGCGAAGCGCGCCCGCGAGTCCGCCACCGAGCAGGACGAGAACGGGTGGCGCCAGGCGACGGTCCCGATCGAGTCGCTCACCCACGCGCGGCTCGAGCTGTTCCGCTTCGGCGCCGACCTCGAGGTCCTCGAACCGCCCGAGCTCCGCACGCTGATGGCCGAGACCGCCACCGCCGTCCACGCGATCTATCACTGA
- a CDS encoding sensor histidine kinase, protein MLFERWTRRQLVVLDCVAVALFVLVTIGATSGGWTGLLPAIAALPVAVRRLWPVPVLGLTLLATAVSVGFGVVAEPFFAVAFALYTVAVMLPKRRWVPTRLIGVLGGVGLVAAATVGPVGWLPVQPGQLLGEFVLGFSVVCVGWALGRAVRDRRDYIARVAEEEAERAVTEERLRIARELHDVVAHSMSVITVKAGVAAHVAADRPSEVVDALRVIERTGRETLGEMRHLLDVLRSDGQPTELAPSPGLSRLNELVERAGMAGVRVDLDVRGTADLPHGVELSVYRIVQEAVTNVMKHAAPARCLVRIELAATEVRIDVTDDGPGVRVLPDGGGHGLVGMRERVATYGGTFSAGPRDSGGFAVHALLPYAGSR, encoded by the coding sequence GTGCTGTTCGAACGGTGGACCCGCCGCCAGCTGGTCGTGCTCGACTGCGTGGCGGTGGCCCTGTTCGTGCTGGTCACGATCGGTGCGACGTCCGGCGGCTGGACGGGGCTGCTGCCTGCGATAGCCGCGCTCCCGGTGGCGGTCCGCCGGCTCTGGCCGGTGCCCGTGCTCGGGCTGACCCTGCTCGCCACGGCGGTCTCGGTGGGATTCGGGGTCGTCGCCGAGCCGTTCTTCGCGGTGGCGTTCGCGCTCTACACGGTGGCGGTCATGCTGCCGAAGCGGCGATGGGTGCCGACGCGCCTGATCGGGGTGCTGGGTGGCGTCGGGTTGGTCGCCGCGGCGACCGTCGGGCCGGTGGGATGGCTGCCCGTCCAGCCGGGCCAGCTGCTCGGCGAGTTCGTCCTCGGCTTCTCGGTGGTCTGCGTCGGCTGGGCGCTCGGCCGCGCGGTCCGCGACCGCCGGGACTACATCGCGCGGGTCGCCGAGGAGGAGGCCGAGCGGGCGGTGACCGAGGAACGACTCCGGATCGCCCGCGAGCTGCACGACGTCGTCGCGCACAGCATGAGCGTGATCACGGTCAAAGCCGGCGTGGCGGCTCATGTCGCCGCCGACCGGCCATCGGAGGTCGTCGACGCGTTGCGGGTGATCGAGCGGACCGGTCGCGAGACGCTCGGGGAGATGCGGCACCTGCTGGACGTCCTCCGTTCCGACGGCCAGCCGACGGAGTTGGCGCCTTCGCCCGGGCTCTCCCGGCTGAACGAGTTGGTCGAGCGGGCGGGGATGGCCGGGGTGCGGGTGGACCTCGACGTTCGCGGGACTGCGGACCTGCCGCACGGCGTCGAGCTTTCCGTCTACCGGATCGTGCAGGAGGCGGTGACGAACGTGATGAAGCACGCGGCGCCGGCGCGGTGTCTGGTGCGGATCGAGCTCGCCGCGACCGAGGTCCGCATCGACGTCACCGACGACGGTCCCGGCGTCCGCGTTCTGCCTGATGGCGGCGGGCACGGGCTGGTCGGCATGCGCGAGCGGGTCGCGACGTACGGCGGCACGTTCTCCGCCGGGCCGCGCGACTCGGGCGGGTTCGCCGTGCACGCCTTGCTTCCGTACGCGGGGTCGCGATGA
- a CDS encoding DUF3224 domain-containing protein gives MTNTFKFTSWDEAPAPEGHEGPRTVHAHTTNEFAGVIEGTSVADHVMFYSGQGEGWGSGIYYGFEQIAGSVDGRKGSFVLQHVGSFDSTTVRATWTVVEGSGTGELEGLEATGGFVSVHGEGDSTTYTFELS, from the coding sequence ATGACCAACACTTTCAAGTTCACGAGCTGGGACGAGGCACCCGCGCCCGAGGGGCATGAGGGCCCGCGAACCGTCCACGCTCACACGACCAACGAGTTCGCCGGCGTCATCGAGGGCACGAGCGTCGCCGACCACGTCATGTTCTACTCAGGCCAGGGCGAGGGCTGGGGGTCCGGCATCTACTACGGCTTCGAGCAGATCGCCGGCTCCGTCGACGGACGCAAGGGCAGTTTCGTCCTCCAGCACGTGGGAAGTTTCGATTCGACCACAGTGCGGGCAACGTGGACGGTTGTCGAAGGTTCCGGCACGGGCGAGCTGGAGGGCCTCGAGGCAACCGGTGGCTTCGTCTCCGTCCACGGCGAGGGGGATTCCACCACGTATACCTTTGAGCTCAGCTAG
- a CDS encoding alpha/beta hydrolase, whose protein sequence is MRSRTLVGALVVAVAFTGGTIAPATAATSSISWKPCPEAEAEGAECGSLEIPLDWSKPNGEKITIGLARRKATGPGKRIGSVLVDPGGPGGSGVDFVKYTQVFTAKVRARFDQVGFDPRGINTSSQLRCDSDLAQASDAAKHPTSQAEFDKLARINRKLHDSCRANSGKLASHVDNLNTARDMDAIRAALGEKKLTYVGYSYGSLMGQQYAELFPHRVRALVMDGNMDHSLRTAWEFMRTETKPIEDGFVEFARWCDKTPQCALYGKNTRKVYGELRKQAKAGTLVDSEGTPISFYDLAGMAFGVMSPGSWGELAKYFADLSAGRAAKAVRFAGPIVNEPYPSIWCSDWSYPVRNYAHYKGLRKLLAMHFPNIQWSPYVDHAMTCVGSGTKNTNPQQRLRIKDAPPLVMVGNVHDPATVYEWNKAAARQSGAHLVTYEGWGHTAYGWGITSCVDNAVDAYLIDLKVPKRGLRCPSMEKPGLGEGVRSQRKPSPVGPYGLVR, encoded by the coding sequence ATGCGTTCCCGAACACTGGTCGGGGCGCTGGTGGTGGCTGTCGCCTTCACCGGCGGCACGATCGCACCGGCCACCGCGGCCACGTCGTCGATCAGCTGGAAGCCCTGTCCCGAGGCCGAAGCCGAGGGTGCCGAATGCGGGTCGCTCGAGATTCCGCTGGACTGGTCCAAGCCGAACGGCGAGAAGATCACGATCGGCCTCGCCCGCCGCAAGGCGACCGGTCCCGGCAAGCGCATCGGCTCGGTCCTGGTCGACCCCGGTGGCCCTGGCGGCTCCGGCGTGGACTTCGTGAAGTACACCCAGGTCTTCACCGCCAAGGTGCGGGCACGGTTCGACCAGGTCGGCTTCGACCCGCGGGGCATCAACACCAGCAGCCAGCTGCGCTGCGACTCCGACCTCGCGCAGGCGTCCGACGCCGCGAAGCACCCGACCAGCCAGGCCGAGTTCGACAAGCTGGCCCGCATCAACCGCAAGCTGCACGACAGCTGCCGGGCGAACTCGGGCAAGCTCGCTAGCCACGTCGACAACCTCAACACCGCGCGCGACATGGACGCGATCCGCGCGGCGCTCGGGGAGAAGAAGCTCACCTACGTGGGCTATTCGTACGGCAGCCTGATGGGTCAGCAGTACGCCGAGCTGTTCCCGCACCGCGTTCGCGCGCTGGTGATGGACGGCAACATGGACCACAGCCTGCGCACCGCGTGGGAGTTCATGCGGACCGAGACCAAGCCGATCGAGGACGGGTTCGTCGAGTTCGCCCGGTGGTGCGACAAGACGCCGCAGTGCGCGCTGTACGGTAAGAACACGAGGAAGGTCTACGGCGAGCTGCGGAAGCAGGCGAAGGCCGGCACGCTCGTCGACTCCGAGGGCACCCCGATCTCGTTCTACGACCTTGCGGGCATGGCGTTCGGCGTCATGTCTCCTGGCTCGTGGGGCGAGCTGGCGAAGTACTTCGCCGACCTGAGCGCGGGCAGGGCCGCGAAGGCGGTGCGGTTCGCGGGGCCGATCGTGAACGAGCCTTACCCGTCGATCTGGTGCAGCGACTGGTCCTATCCCGTACGCAACTACGCGCACTACAAGGGGCTGCGGAAGCTGCTGGCGATGCACTTCCCGAACATCCAGTGGTCGCCGTACGTCGACCACGCGATGACCTGCGTGGGTAGTGGCACGAAGAACACCAATCCCCAGCAGCGGTTGCGAATCAAGGACGCTCCGCCGCTGGTGATGGTCGGCAACGTGCACGATCCGGCCACCGTGTACGAGTGGAACAAGGCCGCGGCGCGGCAGAGCGGCGCGCACCTCGTCACGTACGAGGGCTGGGGCCACACGGCCTACGGCTGGGGCATCACGTCCTGCGTCGACAACGCGGTCGACGCGTACCTGATCGACCTGAAGGTGCCGAAGCGCGGGCTGCGGTGCCCGTCGATGGAGAAGCCCGGTCTCGGCGAGGGCGTGCGGAGCCAGCGCAAGCCCAGCCCGGTCGGGCCTTACGGCTTGGTTCGGTAG
- a CDS encoding response regulator has protein sequence MIRVLIADDQALLRGSFRVLLETQAELEVVGEASTGLEAVRLARSERPDVVLMDVRMPELDGIEATRLIRSDAGLDVRVLILTTFDLDEYVYTALRAGASGFLLKDAPPADLVSAIRVVAAGDGLLAPTVTRRLIAAFAAKPAAPEVTAHRLDGVTEREREVLALIARGLSNAELASQLNVSPGTVKSHIGQLLRKLDARDRAQLVIAAYEARLVSPS, from the coding sequence ATGATCCGCGTGCTGATCGCGGACGACCAGGCGTTGCTGCGCGGCAGCTTCCGCGTGCTGCTGGAGACGCAGGCCGAGCTCGAGGTCGTCGGCGAGGCGTCTACCGGGCTCGAGGCGGTGCGGCTGGCGCGTTCCGAGCGACCGGACGTCGTCCTGATGGACGTCCGGATGCCGGAGCTGGACGGGATCGAGGCCACCCGGCTGATCCGTTCCGACGCGGGGCTGGACGTGCGGGTGCTGATCCTGACCACGTTCGACCTGGACGAGTACGTCTACACGGCGCTGCGCGCGGGGGCGAGCGGGTTCCTGCTGAAGGACGCGCCGCCGGCCGATCTGGTGTCGGCGATCCGGGTGGTGGCGGCGGGCGACGGGCTGCTGGCACCGACCGTCACGCGCCGGCTGATCGCCGCGTTCGCCGCGAAGCCGGCCGCACCCGAGGTCACGGCGCACCGGCTGGACGGCGTCACCGAACGGGAACGCGAGGTCCTCGCGCTGATCGCGCGCGGCCTGTCCAACGCCGAGCTCGCCTCGCAGCTGAACGTGAGCCCGGGGACGGTCAAGTCGCACATCGGCCAGCTGCTCCGCAAGCTCGACGCCCGCGACCGCGCGCAGCTGGTGATCGCCGCGTACGAGGCCCGGTTGGTCAGCCCGAGCTGA
- a CDS encoding ABC transporter permease: MTDLVSAEWVKLRSVQSTFYAVFAVVMFVAMSGLIAWQTAGRWDAADATQQGEFHSMTPESGLLMFVQLCVAALGVLAVTSEYATGMIRTTLTAVPQRGWMLAAKATLIGAIALAIGQASAFAMFFLSRLIVGDRPIPGYLTQVLDEVPRLLSLGLSVMVVGLVGLGLGVITRSTTGALTAVVALLFVFPTLGQLLPKPWDERFVALTLNALPSQLAGAEGSYFSPGVALAALLGYVVLALGAAWVVLRGNDA; encoded by the coding sequence ATGACTGACCTGGTTTCCGCCGAGTGGGTGAAGCTGCGCTCGGTCCAGTCGACCTTCTACGCGGTGTTCGCGGTCGTGATGTTCGTGGCTATGAGCGGGCTGATCGCCTGGCAGACCGCGGGGAGGTGGGACGCCGCCGACGCCACGCAGCAGGGGGAGTTCCACTCGATGACGCCGGAGAGCGGCCTGCTGATGTTCGTGCAGCTCTGCGTCGCGGCGCTGGGCGTGCTGGCGGTCACGTCGGAGTACGCGACGGGCATGATCCGTACGACGCTCACCGCCGTACCGCAGCGCGGCTGGATGCTCGCCGCGAAGGCCACCCTGATCGGCGCCATCGCGTTGGCCATCGGGCAGGCCAGCGCGTTCGCGATGTTCTTCCTCAGCCGGCTGATCGTCGGCGACCGCCCCATCCCGGGCTACCTGACGCAGGTCTTGGACGAGGTGCCGCGACTGCTCAGCCTCGGGCTGTCGGTGATGGTCGTCGGGCTGGTCGGACTCGGGCTCGGCGTGATCACCCGTTCGACCACGGGCGCGTTGACCGCCGTCGTCGCGCTGCTGTTCGTGTTCCCCACGCTCGGTCAGCTGCTGCCGAAGCCGTGGGACGAGCGCTTCGTCGCGCTCACGCTCAACGCGCTGCCGAGCCAGTTGGCCGGCGCCGAGGGCTCGTACTTCTCGCCGGGGGTGGCCCTCGCGGCCCTGCTCGGCTACGTCGTCCTCGCGCTCGGTGCCGCCTGGGTCGTGCTCCGCGGCAACGACGCCTGA
- a CDS encoding pyridoxal phosphate-dependent aminotransferase, producing MSHHKLAARLEGLGTTIFAEMSALAVATSSINLGQGFPDTDGPEVMLDAAVAAIRSGKHNQYPPGPGIAPLREAVSQHQKRFYDLDFDPETEVLITAGATEAIASALLALVEPGDEVVALEPYYDSYAAGIAMAGGVRVPVTLRVPDFRLDVDALRAAITPRTKLLLINSPHNPTGTVLTADELRAIAEVANEHDLLVVTDEVYEHLTFDGAPHVPLVTYPGMRERTVSISSAGKTFAVTGWKIGWVCATPELVTAVRTAKQFLTYVSGGPLQPAVATALALGDEYYDELRASLQAKRDRLCAGLAEVGFDVFRPQGTYFVTTDVRALGYDDGVEFCRMLPQRCGVVAIPHEVFYDHVEVGRPLVRWAFCKRDEVLDEAVERLQKAFTR from the coding sequence GTGAGCCACCACAAGCTGGCGGCCCGCCTGGAGGGTCTCGGAACGACGATCTTCGCCGAGATGTCCGCCCTCGCGGTCGCGACCTCGTCGATCAATCTTGGACAGGGCTTTCCCGACACCGACGGCCCCGAGGTGATGCTGGACGCCGCGGTCGCCGCGATCCGTTCGGGCAAGCACAACCAGTATCCGCCCGGCCCGGGCATCGCGCCGCTGCGCGAGGCCGTGAGCCAGCACCAGAAGCGGTTCTACGACCTCGACTTCGATCCGGAGACCGAGGTGCTGATCACCGCGGGAGCGACCGAGGCGATCGCGTCGGCGTTGCTCGCGCTGGTCGAGCCCGGCGACGAGGTCGTCGCGCTGGAGCCGTACTACGACTCCTACGCCGCGGGCATCGCGATGGCCGGCGGCGTCCGCGTGCCGGTGACGCTGCGCGTCCCGGACTTCCGGCTCGACGTCGACGCGCTGCGCGCCGCGATCACGCCGCGGACGAAGCTGCTGCTGATCAACTCGCCGCACAACCCGACCGGCACGGTCCTCACCGCCGACGAGCTGCGGGCGATCGCGGAGGTCGCGAACGAGCACGACCTGCTGGTCGTCACTGACGAGGTGTACGAGCACCTCACGTTCGACGGCGCGCCGCACGTTCCGCTCGTGACGTACCCGGGGATGCGGGAACGTACGGTGTCGATCTCGTCTGCTGGCAAGACGTTCGCGGTCACCGGCTGGAAGATCGGCTGGGTCTGCGCGACGCCGGAGCTGGTGACGGCCGTACGGACGGCGAAGCAGTTCCTCACCTACGTCTCCGGCGGTCCGCTGCAGCCGGCGGTCGCGACCGCGCTGGCGCTCGGCGACGAGTACTACGACGAGCTCCGCGCGTCGCTGCAGGCGAAGCGGGACCGGTTGTGCGCAGGACTCGCCGAGGTCGGCTTCGACGTGTTCCGCCCGCAGGGCACGTACTTCGTGACCACCGACGTCCGGGCGCTCGGGTACGACGACGGTGTCGAGTTCTGCCGCATGCTGCCGCAGCGCTGCGGCGTCGTCGCGATCCCGCACGAGGTGTTCTACGACCACGTCGAGGTCGGACGGCCGCTCGTGCGCTGGGCGTTCTGCAAGCGCGACGAGGTGCTGGACGAGGCGGTCGAACGGTTGCAAAAGGCCTTTACCAGGTAA